The following are from one region of the Salinirussus salinus genome:
- the gcvPA gene encoding aminomethyl-transferring glycine dehydrogenase subunit GcvPA — protein sequence MLDAVGVDDPESLFDIPAPLRFGDTFGIESRSEQEVVREVTGALSRNDSLTEFLGRGHYEHYVPSLVDHLADRSEFLTSYTQYQPEVTQGFLQALFEYQSLLVELTGLPVANCSMYDAATALGEAATLAARVRAVEGSTVLVPSYLRREFREVLENYTAGTDLTVETVGTVDGMVDPETLAAALSEDTAMVYAENPTVEGVVEEHLSEVGTLADEYGALFCLGSDTVALSLLQEPAAVGADVVVGDASVLGLPAAHGMGLGLFACREEFLRQVPGRLVGATKDEDGRRAYTLTLQTREQHIRRERATSNICTNQAWVALRAAIHAASLGPGGVLSLAEQCHRRAETLAERLDAIDGVEAPVRDCHHFREFKMRVDPDAQRVAATLRGRGLAVHPLDADELQVCVTEANEHRTDDLVSAVEGVLG from the coding sequence ATGCTCGATGCGGTGGGCGTCGACGACCCCGAGAGCCTGTTCGACATTCCGGCACCGCTACGGTTCGGGGACACGTTCGGTATCGAGTCCCGTTCTGAGCAGGAAGTGGTACGGGAGGTTACCGGGGCCCTTTCCCGGAACGATTCGCTGACCGAGTTTCTCGGGCGGGGGCACTACGAGCACTACGTCCCCTCGCTGGTCGACCACCTCGCCGACCGCTCGGAGTTTCTCACTTCCTACACCCAGTACCAGCCCGAGGTCACGCAGGGCTTTCTCCAGGCCCTGTTCGAGTACCAATCCCTGCTGGTAGAGCTGACCGGGCTGCCTGTCGCCAACTGCTCGATGTACGACGCGGCGACGGCGCTGGGCGAGGCTGCGACGCTCGCTGCGCGAGTCAGGGCTGTCGAGGGGTCGACGGTTCTCGTGCCGTCGTACCTCCGGCGGGAGTTCCGCGAGGTTCTGGAGAACTACACCGCCGGGACCGACCTCACGGTCGAGACTGTCGGGACCGTCGACGGGATGGTCGACCCGGAAACCCTCGCAGCAGCGCTCTCAGAGGACACCGCGATGGTCTACGCGGAGAACCCGACCGTCGAGGGGGTCGTCGAGGAACACCTCTCGGAGGTGGGCACCCTCGCCGACGAGTACGGCGCCCTGTTCTGTCTGGGAAGCGATACCGTGGCACTCTCGCTGTTGCAGGAGCCCGCGGCCGTCGGTGCCGACGTCGTCGTCGGTGACGCGAGCGTACTCGGGTTGCCCGCCGCACACGGGATGGGGCTCGGGCTCTTCGCGTGTCGCGAGGAATTCCTGCGGCAGGTTCCGGGCCGACTGGTCGGCGCAACGAAAGACGAGGACGGCCGGCGGGCCTACACCCTGACACTCCAGACCCGTGAACAACATATCCGCCGCGAGCGTGCGACCTCGAACATCTGCACGAACCAGGCCTGGGTCGCGTTGCGGGCAGCCATCCACGCTGCCTCCCTCGGCCCCGGGGGGGTGCTGTCCCTCGCCGAACAGTGTCACCGTCGGGCGGAGACCCTCGCCGAGAGACTGGACGCCATCGACGGGGTCGAGGCACCGGTGCGCGACTGCCACCACTTCCGCGAGTTCAAGATGCGGGTCGACCCCGACGCCCAGCGAGTCGCAGCCACCCTCCGGGGTCGGGGGCTGGCAGTCCACCCGCTTGACGCCGACGAACTCCAGGTCTGTGTGACCGAGGCCAACGAACACCGGACCGACGACCTCGTCTCGGCGGTGGAGGGGGTGCTCGGCTGA
- the gcvH gene encoding glycine cleavage system protein GcvH, which produces MEFDVPEHLRYAETHEWTDEHNGTVRVGVTDFAQDELGDIVFVDLPAEGETSQRGSAFGVIESIKAVSDLYAPVTGTVVETNHRLRDQPELVNEEPFGAGWLVAFDPDEGTDHLLTAAQYREQV; this is translated from the coding sequence ATGGAATTCGACGTCCCGGAGCACCTCCGGTACGCAGAGACGCACGAATGGACTGACGAACACAACGGTACCGTCCGGGTCGGGGTCACCGACTTCGCGCAGGACGAACTCGGCGACATCGTCTTCGTCGACCTGCCGGCCGAGGGCGAGACGTCCCAGCGCGGGAGTGCCTTCGGCGTCATCGAGAGCATCAAGGCCGTCTCCGACCTGTACGCTCCCGTCACCGGGACGGTAGTCGAAACGAACCACAGGCTTCGTGACCAGCCAGAGCTGGTCAACGAAGAGCCGTTCGGGGCTGGCTGGCTGGTGGCGTTCGACCCCGACGAGGGGACCGACCACCTCCTCACCGCTGCACAGTACCGGGAGCAGGTCTGA
- a CDS encoding IclR family transcriptional regulator, which produces MPNGSENMRKTTKTSLAVTEAINDLSGATLSELSDYTGLATSTVHTHLQTLEQLEYVVEIDGEYRLGLKLFHLGENARMRDSRYRLARQTATELADVVNEEVNFSVEEYGRSVVLFDELGGTTHGEFQVGRYFDMHSSASGKAMLAEFSEARVWEIVEDRGLPGYTDNTITDPEELFAELSTIREQGYAVNRQEELEGLRAVGMAVTETDGSVFGALDISSPSYRQPADEEVAGQLRPFVQELEAAIRE; this is translated from the coding sequence ATGCCAAACGGGTCCGAAAATATGCGAAAGACGACAAAAACCTCGCTGGCCGTAACGGAGGCGATAAACGACCTCAGCGGCGCGACGCTGTCAGAGCTGTCAGACTACACCGGGCTCGCGACCAGTACAGTACACACGCATCTCCAGACCCTGGAACAGCTCGAGTACGTGGTCGAGATCGACGGCGAGTACAGGCTCGGTCTCAAGCTTTTCCATCTTGGGGAAAACGCGCGAATGCGCGACAGCCGGTATCGCCTGGCGAGGCAGACCGCCACGGAACTCGCAGACGTCGTGAACGAGGAGGTGAACTTCTCGGTGGAGGAGTACGGGCGGTCAGTGGTGCTGTTCGACGAACTCGGCGGCACTACACACGGGGAGTTTCAAGTGGGCCGGTACTTCGACATGCACAGTTCTGCCAGTGGCAAGGCGATGCTGGCGGAGTTCAGCGAGGCGCGCGTGTGGGAGATCGTCGAAGACAGAGGGCTGCCCGGGTACACAGACAACACGATCACTGACCCGGAAGAGCTGTTTGCTGAGTTGTCGACCATCCGCGAGCAGGGGTACGCTGTAAATCGCCAGGAAGAGTTGGAGGGGCTTCGGGCAGTCGGAATGGCGGTCACCGAAACCGATGGGTCGGTATTCGGGGCACTGGACATTTCCAGCCCCTCATACCGACAACCGGCCGACGAAGAAGTCGCTGGTCAACTCCGGCCTTTCGTCCAGGAGCTGGAGGCAGCCATACGTGAATAG
- a CDS encoding archaea-specific SMC-related protein: MSESEHTASASGQASDTDTDGDEQRALDPGSVGDSATLHVDNLGGIEELEFEFTPGISLLAGENATNRTSLLRSLAAALGGNDSAASLKTDAADGSVELTIGDAQYTRTYAETATEYTLGGEPYCDQPELVDTFVALFADNPARHAVAQGEELRELLMRPVDTDAIRREIRRKQDQKSDLESDIERIERRERELPALEEDRQRLLGELEELEVEIEEVQARANDLEPAEEESQEVAGLRETLEDRRGDLRDLEDELDTIERKIDFRKQEQRELRSEREEIEEELGEFTDVDQLDGEIDRLSTEINRLESQRRNLQTAIEDLQTVVEVNETISQGNLDVPGLEASDDLTAALDPSSQQVECWTCGTEVERDRITERIETLRGLIQDQREEVTAIDQRLEELRDERSDYQSKRDTYADLQARREEIADRFEMHEEQLVTLEADRDDLQKDIADLEADIADVEAELSQLETEEEDEPSEFVETHQRLTELERERGRVESKLEQITDEIEEIESLREERERKEQELSALSDDLEQLRGQIDRLETQLVETVNEMLEDLVEKLEYRNIARVWVERKTSADHGEESMFDLHIVREGEDGAVYEDTVDTLSESEREIIGLVVALAGYLVHDIDEKIPFLLIDSVEMIDAQRLADLLRYITDRSDVEFLVTALLLKDAAAVEETEVLSDRVTTYTAEFS; the protein is encoded by the coding sequence ATGTCTGAGTCCGAACACACGGCTTCAGCAAGCGGCCAAGCGAGCGACACTGACACCGACGGCGATGAGCAGAGAGCGCTGGACCCCGGCTCCGTCGGTGACAGCGCCACTCTCCACGTCGATAACCTGGGTGGCATCGAAGAACTCGAGTTCGAATTCACCCCCGGTATCTCGCTCCTTGCAGGTGAAAACGCGACGAATCGGACGTCGCTTCTTCGCTCACTCGCTGCCGCACTTGGAGGCAATGACTCCGCCGCCTCCCTCAAGACTGATGCAGCAGACGGTTCAGTCGAACTCACCATCGGCGATGCGCAGTACACCCGTACCTACGCCGAAACAGCAACCGAGTATACACTCGGGGGCGAGCCCTACTGTGACCAACCAGAGCTTGTTGATACGTTTGTTGCGCTGTTCGCCGATAATCCTGCCCGTCATGCTGTTGCACAGGGGGAAGAGCTTCGAGAGCTGCTGATGCGCCCGGTCGATACCGACGCGATCCGCCGAGAGATCCGACGCAAACAGGACCAGAAATCCGACCTGGAGTCCGACATCGAGCGCATCGAACGGCGCGAACGGGAGCTTCCGGCACTCGAAGAGGACCGGCAGCGACTACTCGGAGAGCTCGAAGAGCTGGAGGTGGAAATCGAGGAGGTACAAGCACGAGCGAATGACCTTGAGCCAGCAGAAGAGGAGTCACAGGAAGTCGCTGGGCTTCGCGAGACGTTAGAGGACCGCCGCGGCGACCTGCGGGACCTGGAAGACGAGTTAGATACGATCGAGCGTAAGATCGACTTCAGGAAACAGGAGCAACGCGAGCTCCGCTCAGAGCGCGAGGAGATCGAGGAAGAACTTGGGGAGTTCACTGACGTCGACCAACTGGATGGAGAGATCGACCGGCTCAGTACCGAAATCAATCGTCTAGAGTCGCAGCGGCGGAATCTTCAAACGGCGATCGAAGACCTGCAGACAGTGGTCGAGGTCAATGAAACTATCTCACAAGGAAATCTTGACGTCCCGGGGCTCGAAGCGAGCGATGACCTTACCGCGGCCCTCGACCCGAGCTCACAACAGGTCGAATGCTGGACGTGCGGGACGGAAGTCGAACGTGACCGAATTACCGAGCGCATCGAAACTCTCCGCGGGCTGATCCAGGACCAACGCGAGGAGGTGACAGCGATTGACCAGCGACTCGAGGAATTGCGCGATGAGCGGTCTGACTACCAGTCAAAACGGGACACCTATGCTGATCTTCAGGCCCGGCGTGAGGAAATCGCAGACCGGTTCGAGATGCATGAGGAACAATTGGTGACGCTTGAGGCCGACCGGGATGACCTCCAAAAGGATATTGCTGACCTGGAAGCAGACATTGCAGATGTGGAGGCGGAACTGAGTCAGCTCGAGACAGAAGAGGAGGACGAACCGAGCGAGTTCGTTGAAACGCACCAGCGCCTGACTGAACTTGAACGTGAGCGAGGCCGTGTTGAATCCAAGCTGGAACAGATAACCGACGAAATCGAGGAAATCGAGTCACTCCGCGAAGAGCGAGAGCGAAAAGAGCAGGAACTGAGCGCGCTCAGCGATGATTTAGAGCAGCTTCGTGGCCAGATCGACCGGTTGGAGACACAGCTTGTTGAGACGGTCAACGAGATGCTCGAGGACCTAGTCGAGAAACTCGAATACCGAAATATCGCTCGCGTCTGGGTCGAACGTAAGACAAGTGCTGACCACGGCGAGGAGTCGATGTTTGATTTACATATCGTTCGCGAAGGGGAAGACGGCGCCGTATATGAGGATACCGTCGATACCCTCTCGGAGTCGGAGCGGGAGATCATCGGGCTCGTCGTGGCCTTGGCGGGCTATCTCGTCCACGATATCGATGAGAAGATCCCGTTCTTGCTCATCGATTCGGTTGAGATGATTGACGCCCAACGGCTGGCAGATCTGCTGCGATATATAACGGACCGTTCGGACGTCGAGTTTCTCGTGACGGCACTGCTCCTGAAGGATGCGGCAGCTGTCGAGGAAACAGAGGTGCTCTCGGACAGAGTTACCACGTACACGGCGGAGTTCAGCTAA
- the rdfA gene encoding rod-determining factor RdfA: MNDTRSGSERAPTQDSCPAVTGTAPTADNACCKVERVAEAYGLEGLDAELRRRREQNDATLHELAAYLNERVTAVALSAAGVELDAEPGTVYAALENSDDLDIGRRDEIREAMAGHLDIDRLRTDYTSHETIRKHLKDHLDVSTSRGSIETVQELEDALQTYEQQYETAVASALERAAERGLLSGGDFGVFSTRVECRECSTTYRLDELLASGGCDCQA, encoded by the coding sequence ATGAACGACACACGTTCCGGCAGTGAACGGGCACCTACTCAGGACTCCTGCCCTGCTGTGACCGGCACCGCTCCGACGGCGGATAACGCGTGCTGTAAAGTCGAGCGTGTCGCTGAAGCGTACGGACTGGAGGGTCTCGACGCCGAACTCCGGCGGCGTCGCGAGCAGAACGACGCGACTCTTCACGAACTCGCGGCGTATCTCAACGAGCGGGTGACCGCTGTCGCGCTCAGTGCAGCCGGGGTTGAGCTTGATGCCGAACCGGGGACTGTCTATGCCGCGTTGGAGAACAGCGACGACCTCGACATCGGCCGCCGTGACGAGATCCGGGAGGCCATGGCCGGCCACCTCGATATCGACCGGCTGCGCACCGACTACACCTCACACGAAACGATCAGGAAACACCTCAAGGACCATCTCGATGTCTCCACCTCCCGCGGGTCGATCGAGACCGTTCAAGAGCTCGAAGACGCGCTGCAAACCTACGAGCAACAGTACGAAACCGCCGTCGCGAGTGCGCTAGAGCGGGCTGCTGAGCGGGGACTCCTTTCCGGTGGCGACTTCGGCGTCTTCAGCACGCGCGTCGAATGCCGGGAGTGTTCCACCACATATCGGCTCGATGAACTCCTTGCCAGCGGTGGCTGTGACTGTCAGGCCTGA
- a CDS encoding branched-chain amino acid ABC transporter permease, giving the protein MAVGLGQRLGLGSRRVRLFGFAVLLAVFAALPQFLGSYESGLVVEFMLFLVFAASYDLLIGYTGVISFGHALPFGTAAYVMGIAMAGRPLPGIPEAGVSLPVAVVLALVAVVVVSVLTGYLAFQQSGVYFAMLTLALSMVGYYFVFETTAITGGDNGLLVFRPDLLGLPLSDYVTFYYLTFFAVVLSFLAMWRLVNSPLGRVLVIIRENEERAQFLGYNTFRYKLAVFIVAGFFAGVAGMLQGLFLSIVTPDLLHWSTGGDALLVTLIGGMGTLWGAALGSAFLLGAREMLTGIIEGWPIILGIVYVLFVLFFPSGIAGALTGEGRSVWDTVGDLRSSDESDGD; this is encoded by the coding sequence ATGGCGGTCGGCCTCGGTCAGCGCCTCGGCCTCGGCTCGCGGCGCGTCCGGCTGTTCGGGTTCGCCGTCCTGCTCGCAGTCTTCGCAGCCCTCCCGCAGTTCCTGGGGAGCTACGAGTCGGGACTGGTCGTCGAGTTCATGCTCTTTCTGGTCTTCGCGGCCAGCTACGACCTCCTGATCGGCTACACCGGCGTGATCTCCTTCGGCCACGCGCTGCCGTTCGGGACCGCGGCCTACGTGATGGGGATCGCGATGGCGGGGCGTCCGCTCCCCGGGATCCCCGAGGCGGGCGTGTCCCTTCCCGTCGCGGTGGTGCTCGCGCTGGTCGCAGTGGTCGTGGTCTCGGTCCTGACGGGGTATCTCGCCTTCCAGCAGTCGGGCGTCTACTTCGCCATGCTGACGCTCGCGCTGTCGATGGTCGGGTACTACTTCGTGTTCGAGACGACGGCGATCACGGGCGGCGACAACGGGTTGCTGGTCTTCCGTCCGGACCTCCTCGGCTTGCCGCTATCGGACTACGTAACCTTCTACTACCTGACTTTCTTCGCCGTCGTCCTCTCGTTTCTGGCGATGTGGCGGCTCGTCAACTCCCCGCTGGGCCGGGTGCTCGTCATCATCCGGGAGAACGAGGAGCGCGCCCAGTTCCTCGGCTACAACACGTTCCGCTACAAGCTGGCGGTGTTCATCGTCGCGGGCTTTTTCGCCGGCGTCGCCGGGATGTTGCAGGGACTGTTCCTCAGTATCGTCACGCCGGACCTGCTGCACTGGTCGACCGGCGGTGACGCGCTGCTGGTGACGCTGATCGGCGGAATGGGGACGCTCTGGGGGGCCGCGCTGGGTTCGGCCTTCCTGCTGGGCGCCCGGGAGATGCTCACCGGCATCATCGAGGGATGGCCGATCATCCTCGGGATCGTCTACGTCCTGTTCGTCCTCTTCTTCCCCTCGGGGATCGCCGGCGCGCTCACCGGAGAGGGCCGGTCGGTCTGGGACACTGTCGGAGACCTCCGGAGCAGCGACGAGTCCGACGGGGACTGA
- a CDS encoding branched-chain amino acid ABC transporter permease produces the protein MTSVSAITGIVLNGLAIGMLLLLVASGLSLIFGLMGVVNFAHGSLFMIGAYLGLVVFDSTGVFFLALLVAPFFVAAIGIVMEFLTLRPLYGRDPLYQILLTFGIALILDEAVVLIWGPNALSFATPSWAEGIFNVAGAAFPAYRLFVIALGAVVAVGVYLFLQRTRYGLVVRAGTDNRTMAEASGVNVKRAFTIMFAVGAGMAAIGGVAAGPMMSAYPAMGTEMVIEAFVVVVIGGLGSFKGSVVGALLAGLTQSFGNFYVPEFSSIIIFALMIAVLLVRPAGLFGTEGVEH, from the coding sequence ATGACGTCAGTTAGTGCGATAACAGGGATAGTCCTGAACGGACTCGCGATCGGGATGTTACTGTTGCTCGTTGCCTCGGGATTGTCTCTCATCTTCGGGCTGATGGGAGTGGTCAACTTCGCTCACGGGTCGCTGTTCATGATCGGGGCCTACCTCGGGCTCGTGGTGTTCGACAGCACCGGGGTGTTCTTCCTCGCGTTGCTGGTCGCCCCCTTCTTCGTCGCGGCGATCGGCATCGTGATGGAGTTTCTCACCCTCCGGCCGCTCTACGGACGCGACCCGCTGTACCAGATCCTGCTCACCTTCGGGATCGCGCTCATCCTCGACGAGGCGGTCGTCCTCATCTGGGGACCGAACGCGCTCTCCTTTGCGACGCCCTCGTGGGCAGAGGGGATCTTCAACGTCGCCGGCGCCGCCTTCCCGGCTTACCGCCTGTTCGTCATCGCGCTCGGGGCAGTCGTCGCCGTCGGCGTCTACCTCTTCCTGCAGCGGACCCGGTACGGACTGGTGGTGCGTGCGGGAACCGACAACCGAACGATGGCCGAGGCCAGCGGCGTCAACGTCAAGCGTGCGTTCACGATCATGTTCGCGGTCGGGGCGGGAATGGCTGCCATCGGCGGGGTCGCGGCCGGCCCGATGATGTCGGCCTATCCGGCGATGGGGACGGAGATGGTCATCGAGGCCTTCGTCGTCGTCGTCATCGGCGGGCTTGGGAGTTTCAAGGGCTCGGTCGTCGGCGCGTTGCTCGCCGGCCTGACACAGTCGTTCGGGAACTTCTACGTCCCCGAGTTCTCGTCGATCATCATCTTCGCGCTGATGATCGCCGTCCTGCTCGTGCGTCCGGCCGGTCTGTTCGGGACTGAGGGGGTGGAGCACTGA
- a CDS encoding ABC transporter ATP-binding protein, which produces MSLLETEGLTKHFGGVTAVQDVDLSVPEGEITSLIGPNGAGKTTLFNMLTGSLEPSSGEVRFQGEEITGLPPEEIAREGVARSFQITNVFEGVSVLENVRVAVQARHRGGWNFYQDADNKQEYIDEAMEILSTVGLAEQRDQQASALSHGAKRSLEIGITLATGPDLLLLDEPAAGMSQVEIEELLDLVDDLAREYTIMLVEHNMDIVMNISDTVTVLHNGAIISTGPPETVRADESVQEAYLGGGA; this is translated from the coding sequence ATGAGTCTCCTCGAGACTGAGGGACTGACCAAGCACTTCGGCGGTGTAACGGCGGTACAGGACGTCGACCTCTCGGTCCCCGAGGGCGAGATCACGTCGCTCATCGGCCCGAACGGGGCCGGGAAGACGACGCTTTTCAACATGCTGACCGGCTCGCTCGAACCCTCCTCGGGCGAGGTCCGGTTCCAGGGCGAGGAGATCACCGGCCTCCCGCCGGAGGAGATCGCCCGGGAGGGGGTCGCCAGGTCCTTCCAGATAACCAACGTCTTCGAGGGCGTCTCGGTGCTCGAGAACGTCCGCGTGGCAGTCCAGGCCCGCCACCGCGGCGGCTGGAACTTTTACCAGGATGCGGACAACAAGCAGGAGTACATCGACGAGGCGATGGAGATCCTGTCGACGGTCGGGCTCGCAGAGCAGCGCGACCAGCAGGCGAGCGCGCTCTCCCACGGGGCGAAGCGCTCGCTCGAGATCGGGATCACGCTCGCGACCGGCCCCGACCTACTCCTGCTCGACGAACCGGCCGCCGGAATGAGCCAGGTGGAGATAGAGGAGCTGCTCGACCTCGTTGACGACCTGGCCAGGGAGTACACGATCATGCTCGTCGAACACAACATGGACATCGTGATGAACATCTCGGATACGGTTACCGTGCTGCACAACGGCGCGATCATCTCCACCGGGCCGCCGGAGACGGTGCGCGCGGACGAGTCAGTACAGGAAGCGTACCTCGGGGGTGGAGCCTGA
- a CDS encoding ABC transporter ATP-binding protein, whose amino-acid sequence MAPLLSVDGIDTYYGQSQALHDVSLSVDEGEVVTVLGRNGAGKTTTLRSIVGIAPPRHGRIEYGGEDIVGMSTHDIIQRGIGYVPEDRQVWSTLTVAENLEVPAGRGGDWTLEDAYDLFPTLDDLREARAGTLSGGEQQMLVIARGLLGGTDLLLLDEPSEGLAPQIVSDVRDAIVDLKDDLTILLVEQNVNLALDVADRVFVLANGEVVHQSRADDLDADDPAIREHVAV is encoded by the coding sequence ATGGCCCCGCTCCTGTCGGTCGACGGGATCGACACCTACTACGGGCAGAGCCAGGCGCTCCACGACGTCTCGCTGTCCGTGGACGAGGGGGAAGTCGTCACGGTGCTCGGCCGGAACGGGGCGGGGAAGACGACGACGCTGCGCAGCATCGTCGGGATCGCGCCGCCGCGGCACGGCCGTATCGAGTACGGCGGCGAGGACATCGTCGGGATGTCAACACACGACATCATCCAGCGCGGCATCGGGTACGTCCCGGAGGACCGCCAGGTGTGGTCGACGCTGACCGTCGCCGAGAACCTCGAGGTTCCCGCCGGACGGGGCGGCGACTGGACGCTCGAGGACGCCTACGACCTGTTCCCGACGCTCGACGACCTCCGCGAGGCCAGAGCCGGGACGCTCTCGGGTGGCGAACAGCAGATGCTCGTCATCGCGCGCGGACTGCTGGGCGGGACGGACCTGCTCCTGCTGGACGAACCCAGCGAGGGGCTGGCGCCACAGATCGTCTCCGACGTCCGGGACGCGATCGTCGACCTGAAAGACGACCTGACGATCCTGCTCGTCGAGCAGAACGTGAACCTGGCCCTCGACGTCGCCGACCGCGTCTTCGTGCTGGCAAACGGGGAAGTCGTCCACCAGAGCAGAGCCGACGACCTCGACGCCGACGACCCCGCGATCCGCGAGCACGTCGCCGTCTGA
- a CDS encoding ABC transporter substrate-binding protein — MSKVGTGVLAGGLVGLAGCTSGDDGDGGDNGGGGGGGGGGGGGGGGGDGNLELTIGGLFSVSGPYSAIGEDSSNGVEVALQHMEDEDVGVSVDLVERDTQLDPEVGLRQARELVQNEDIDALIGTASSSVANAVGNYARQQEVPFMITVSTAESLTGENCNGYTFRANTHTYQNQKPNAEWAMENLGTKFATMGADYSWGRESVGAFVEVAERNGGEVVEQVWPELGATDYSTYIQQVASTDADFLVVRASGTDGVRSAKQIASFGLKDQMDVITNQTTIVAQGAGEAATGNYGGVPYHAALTSEQTGNDQNERFVSDYRDVSDGSDPSTYSCTSYMGMRFLAKAAVNAGSTGADDLVSALEGVSYTGPKGEMTVRACDHQATNNVWSSQLVDPEGTEFDYPIPEIFMKHPAGENSRPCEETGCNI; from the coding sequence ATGTCCAAAGTCGGAACCGGAGTGCTCGCTGGCGGGCTCGTCGGCCTGGCCGGGTGTACGAGCGGCGACGACGGTGACGGCGGCGACAACGGCGGTGGTGGCGGTGGCGGCGGCGGTGGTGGCGGTGGCGGCGGTGGCGGAGACGGCAACCTCGAACTGACCATCGGGGGGCTGTTCTCGGTGAGCGGACCGTACTCCGCGATCGGCGAGGATAGCAGTAACGGTGTGGAGGTGGCGCTCCAGCACATGGAAGACGAGGACGTCGGCGTCTCGGTCGACCTGGTGGAGCGGGACACACAGCTCGACCCCGAGGTCGGCCTGCGCCAGGCGAGGGAACTCGTCCAGAACGAGGATATTGACGCACTCATCGGGACCGCGAGTTCGTCGGTCGCCAACGCGGTAGGCAACTACGCCAGACAACAGGAGGTCCCGTTCATGATCACGGTCTCGACCGCGGAATCGCTGACCGGCGAGAACTGTAACGGGTACACCTTCCGGGCAAACACCCACACCTACCAGAACCAGAAACCCAACGCCGAGTGGGCGATGGAGAACCTGGGGACGAAATTCGCCACGATGGGCGCGGACTACTCGTGGGGCCGCGAGAGCGTCGGGGCGTTCGTCGAGGTGGCCGAACGGAACGGCGGCGAGGTCGTCGAGCAGGTGTGGCCCGAACTGGGCGCGACGGACTACTCCACGTACATCCAGCAGGTCGCCAGTACGGACGCCGACTTCCTCGTCGTCCGGGCCTCGGGCACCGACGGCGTTAGGTCCGCAAAGCAGATCGCCTCTTTCGGCCTCAAAGACCAGATGGACGTCATCACCAACCAGACGACCATCGTGGCACAGGGAGCCGGCGAGGCCGCGACCGGGAACTACGGCGGCGTCCCCTACCACGCGGCACTCACCAGCGAGCAGACCGGAAACGACCAGAACGAGCGGTTCGTCAGCGACTACCGGGACGTGAGCGACGGCTCGGACCCAAGCACCTACTCCTGTACGTCGTACATGGGGATGCGCTTCCTCGCGAAGGCTGCCGTCAACGCCGGGTCGACCGGAGCCGACGACCTCGTGTCGGCACTCGAGGGAGTCTCCTACACCGGCCCGAAAGGCGAGATGACGGTCCGGGCGTGTGACCACCAGGCGACCAACAACGTCTGGTCGTCCCAGCTCGTGGACCCGGAGGGAACCGAATTCGACTACCCCATCCCCGAGATCTTCATGAAGCACCCGGCCGGCGAGAACTCCCGTCCCTGCGAGGAGACGGGCTGTAACATCTGA